One window of the Emcibacter sp. genome contains the following:
- the rpsU gene encoding 30S ribosomal protein S21: MQVIVRDNNVDQALRALKKKLQREGVYREMKMRRFYEKPSEKKARENAAAVRRARKLDRKRMERDGAL, from the coding sequence ATGCAGGTTATCGTCCGCGACAATAACGTTGATCAGGCTCTTCGCGCGCTGAAAAAGAAATTGCAGCGCGAAGGCGTGTACCGCGAAATGAAAATGCGTCGTTTTTACGAAAAACCTTCTGAAAAGAAGGCCCGTGAGAACGCTGCAGCAGTTCGCCGCGCCCGCAAGCTTGATCGTAAACGTATGGAACGCGACGGCGCTTTGTAA
- a CDS encoding GNAT family N-acetyltransferase, producing the protein MVEIVEIRQLQFEDWATLYRGYADSYGVPITDEQLHKVWVWLGGHETELRGLAAILDGKPVGIVHYRRFLRPLAGEVGIFLDDIYVASEARRHGIGEAMLEAIKNIAQTQNCTMIRWITHEDRPDALAFYQRFGKRSRWVTFEMKLDEKEEEYERK; encoded by the coding sequence ATGGTCGAAATAGTTGAAATCCGCCAACTTCAGTTTGAAGACTGGGCAACGCTGTACAGGGGCTATGCGGATTCCTATGGGGTACCGATTACGGACGAGCAGCTTCACAAGGTCTGGGTGTGGCTGGGTGGCCACGAGACCGAGTTACGGGGCCTGGCGGCCATTTTGGACGGCAAGCCGGTCGGTATCGTTCATTATCGCCGGTTCCTGCGGCCTCTGGCCGGTGAGGTTGGTATTTTCCTTGATGACATTTATGTGGCCAGTGAAGCGCGCCGTCACGGTATTGGTGAAGCCATGCTGGAAGCCATCAAGAATATTGCGCAGACTCAGAACTGTACAATGATTCGCTGGATCACACACGAAGATCGTCCGGATGCCCTGGCCTTTTACCAAAGATTCGGCAAGAGATCCCGCTGGGTTACCTTTGAAATGAAGCTTGATGAGAAAGAGGAGGAATATGAGCGCAAATAA
- a CDS encoding 5-(carboxyamino)imidazole ribonucleotide synthase, with amino-acid sequence MTGLSPGATIGILGGGQLGRMLAMAAAQLGFRSHIYCPDHKFPADQVTDLVTRAAYEDKDSLEAFAASVDVITYEFENIPVETVGWLAGKVPVFPDARVLEVSQDRLQEKGFINALGIATAPYAGAGTAEEALSALEKTGYPAVLKTRRFGYDGKGQAIVRSEGEVKAAFDSLGSDKIIVEGFVNFDMEISVLVARGRDGEVKSFLPAENIHTNHILDVSICPARIGQNLLDEAVALAEKIVAELNYVGVLAVELFVSPEEPRLRVNEIAPRVHNSGHWSIEACPTSQFEQHIRAICGLPLGDTRLYGQAVMKNLIGDDILDMKHLLADPDANVHHYGKLEARPGRKMGHVTRLYPLDVKIDI; translated from the coding sequence ATGACAGGTCTTTCTCCCGGCGCAACAATCGGTATTCTTGGTGGCGGACAGCTTGGGCGCATGCTTGCGATGGCGGCGGCCCAGCTTGGCTTCAGGTCCCACATTTATTGCCCGGACCATAAATTTCCCGCTGATCAGGTGACAGACCTGGTGACGCGGGCGGCCTATGAGGACAAGGACAGTCTCGAGGCCTTTGCCGCCTCGGTGGATGTGATCACCTACGAGTTTGAAAATATTCCGGTGGAGACGGTCGGGTGGCTGGCCGGGAAGGTGCCGGTGTTCCCTGACGCCCGGGTGCTGGAGGTTTCACAGGACCGGCTGCAGGAAAAGGGCTTCATCAATGCCCTGGGGATCGCCACAGCGCCCTACGCGGGTGCAGGAACGGCAGAAGAGGCGCTCAGCGCTCTTGAAAAAACTGGTTATCCCGCCGTACTCAAAACCAGGCGCTTCGGTTATGACGGCAAGGGCCAGGCTATTGTCCGCTCTGAGGGAGAAGTCAAGGCCGCGTTTGACAGTCTTGGCAGTGACAAAATCATAGTCGAGGGGTTCGTTAATTTCGATATGGAAATTTCCGTGCTGGTCGCCCGGGGCAGAGACGGGGAGGTGAAATCCTTCCTGCCGGCGGAAAATATCCATACCAACCATATTCTGGATGTCTCCATCTGTCCGGCCCGGATCGGGCAGAACCTGCTGGACGAAGCGGTGGCGCTGGCGGAGAAAATTGTGGCGGAACTGAATTATGTGGGTGTTCTGGCGGTGGAACTTTTTGTGTCACCGGAGGAGCCGCGGCTGCGGGTGAACGAGATCGCTCCCCGGGTTCATAATTCCGGGCACTGGAGTATTGAAGCCTGTCCGACAAGCCAGTTTGAACAGCATATCCGCGCCATCTGTGGCCTGCCTCTGGGGGATACCCGGCTCTATGGCCAGGCGGTGATGAAAAACCTGATTGGCGATGATATTCTTGATATGAAACATCTTCTTGCCGATCCCGACGCCAATGTGCACCATTATGGCAAGCTCGAGGCTCGGCCGGGCCGCAAGATGGGCCATGTCACCCGGCTCTATCCCTTAGATGTGAAAATCGATATCTGA
- a CDS encoding GGDEF domain-containing protein has product MKVENTGSVGKSGPVRRKPAPKSSKVGASQALRNISDSSTVLGIPPEEMTERVRRAIMTLMSEVESMRRELELAHRKISELERLADQDSLINISNRRAFVREMTRMIAYSERYGINSSLVYMDLNDLKKINDTYGHAAGDAALVHLAENMVKSLRDSDIIGRLGGDEFGIILPKASEADAVNKAKYIIEKITQKPLIWEGQEIYLDVAYGVYSLKSGESADRALDEADKKMYAHKQDIKKEKV; this is encoded by the coding sequence ATGAAGGTTGAAAATACTGGTTCTGTTGGTAAAAGCGGCCCCGTTCGCAGGAAACCGGCCCCAAAATCCTCAAAAGTCGGTGCCTCCCAGGCGCTGAGAAATATCTCGGACTCCAGCACGGTGCTTGGCATTCCACCGGAAGAAATGACCGAACGCGTCCGCAGAGCCATCATGACCCTGATGTCTGAAGTGGAAAGCATGCGCCGGGAACTTGAGCTGGCGCATCGTAAAATATCGGAGCTTGAACGTCTTGCTGACCAGGATTCCCTGATCAACATCTCCAACCGACGGGCCTTTGTCCGGGAAATGACCAGGATGATTGCCTACTCCGAGCGCTATGGCATCAACAGCTCGCTTGTTTACATGGACCTTAACGACCTGAAAAAAATCAACGACACATATGGCCATGCCGCTGGTGATGCAGCACTTGTCCATCTGGCGGAGAATATGGTGAAAAGCCTTCGCGACTCGGATATTATCGGCCGCCTGGGCGGAGACGAATTCGGCATTATCCTGCCCAAGGCAAGTGAAGCCGACGCCGTGAACAAAGCTAAATATATCATTGAGAAAATTACGCAAAAACCCCTGATATGGGAAGGGCAGGAGATTTATCTCGATGTTGCCTATGGCGTCTATTCACTCAAATCCGGCGAAAGCGCCGACCGTGCTCTGGATGAGGCAGACAAGAAAATGTACGCCCACAAACAGGATATCAAAAAGGAAAAAGTCTGA
- a CDS encoding TonB family protein — protein MVTSRLMKVVGIVLSLGLVSMFGSLEANASDIKDWQVKLVKLVAKKQVYPRAAMQDELEGKAKVKIAFDRSGSITSHELVQSTGHDILDAEVENLVNRINPLPAPPSSLGDDKLVIVLPLTWAIQ, from the coding sequence ATGGTCACGAGTAGGTTGATGAAAGTTGTTGGCATTGTGCTTAGCCTGGGCTTGGTTAGCATGTTTGGCAGCCTTGAGGCAAACGCCAGCGATATTAAAGACTGGCAGGTTAAACTGGTGAAACTTGTTGCCAAAAAACAGGTTTATCCCCGTGCCGCCATGCAGGATGAACTGGAAGGCAAAGCGAAAGTAAAAATCGCATTTGATCGTAGCGGTTCCATAACCAGCCATGAGCTGGTGCAGTCCACAGGACACGATATTCTGGATGCAGAAGTGGAAAACCTTGTAAATCGTATCAACCCGCTGCCTGCTCCGCCTTCAAGCCTTGGGGACGACAAGCTGGTGATCGTTCTGCCCTTGACCTGGGCGATCCAGTAA
- a CDS encoding glutathione S-transferase family protein: MLTIYHYWFCPFSRKARIALQEKKVEFDLKLELTWQRRPGFLAQNPAGNVPVLVDEEANLRICGPYAITEYIEEQYPTPDLIGESITDRAETRRLVEWFDDKFHREVTSLIINEKIMKSFLKRGNPEAANIRYAGQNIKHHLKYIEYLTDRRNWLAGDDFTFADISAAAHLSCVDYLGDVPWQNFEKAKDWYARVKSRPSFQAILQDKIAGLAPAAHYRDLDF; encoded by the coding sequence ATGCTGACGATCTATCACTACTGGTTTTGCCCTTTTTCCCGGAAGGCTCGTATCGCCCTGCAGGAGAAAAAGGTTGAATTTGACCTCAAACTGGAATTGACCTGGCAACGCCGCCCCGGATTCCTGGCGCAAAACCCTGCCGGCAATGTCCCGGTGCTGGTCGATGAGGAAGCGAACCTCAGGATCTGTGGCCCCTATGCGATCACGGAATATATCGAGGAACAATATCCGACACCAGACCTGATCGGAGAGTCCATCACTGACCGGGCGGAAACCCGCCGTCTTGTGGAATGGTTTGACGACAAGTTCCACCGGGAAGTCACCTCGCTGATCATCAACGAAAAGATCATGAAGTCCTTCCTGAAAAGAGGCAACCCGGAAGCCGCCAACATCCGTTATGCAGGGCAAAACATCAAACACCACCTCAAATACATTGAATATCTGACGGACCGGCGCAACTGGCTGGCCGGAGATGATTTTACCTTTGCCGATATTTCAGCCGCCGCCCATTTGTCCTGCGTGGATTATCTGGGGGACGTTCCCTGGCAAAATTTTGAAAAAGCCAAAGACTGGTATGCCCGCGTCAAATCCAGGCCAAGTTTCCAGGCGATCCTTCAGGACAAAATAGCCGGCCTGGCGCCTGCGGCACATTACCGCGACCTGGACTTCTGA
- a CDS encoding TIGR02444 family protein, which produces MPENDLWRYSLDIYKNEINAQACLELQDCCNANVNLLFFYAWIARRHNRLIDPKICRYVDIEISGLVENLVLPLRNVRSKIMKESTEPGLSELRRKVLDLEVDAEKIIQARLFEMTDHILSLAQKSDTSIADTVRCNLEVYETFLGTVFPEAAMNRLVYSC; this is translated from the coding sequence ATGCCTGAAAATGATCTGTGGCGATACAGCCTTGATATATACAAGAACGAAATCAATGCTCAAGCCTGCCTGGAACTGCAGGATTGCTGCAATGCCAATGTAAACCTTCTGTTTTTTTATGCCTGGATCGCCCGTCGGCACAACCGCCTTATTGACCCAAAGATATGCCGCTATGTGGATATTGAAATATCCGGTCTGGTCGAGAATCTGGTCCTGCCCCTCCGGAACGTCCGTAGCAAGATCATGAAAGAGTCAACTGAACCTGGTCTGTCCGAGCTCAGGCGCAAGGTCCTTGATCTGGAAGTGGATGCCGAGAAAATTATCCAGGCCCGCCTGTTCGAGATGACAGATCACATTCTTTCTCTTGCCCAAAAATCTGACACATCCATAGCAGACACGGTCAGGTGCAACCTTGAGGTCTATGAAACATTCCTCGGCACCGTTTTTCCGGAAGCTGCCATGAATCGTCTGGTCTATTCCTGTTAA
- a CDS encoding COQ9 family protein — MTRKKRIRTDIPDDLRAPLLEAALAHVPFDGWTGLTLRQAARDIGIDYGLARLAFPDAPGDMIDALAKHCDEEMSSAAKLLEMDKMKVRDKITTLIRLRLEVELPHKEAARRALTWLMLPQNQPLAVKLLNRTVDLMWRLTGDTSTDFNYYTKRLTLAGVYSSCILYWLGDESEKQTDTSAFIGRRIGDVMKIEKGKAELKNWTERVPDIWRGLGKMRYGQ, encoded by the coding sequence ATGACCCGAAAGAAAAGAATCAGGACCGACATCCCCGACGATCTGCGCGCGCCGCTGCTCGAGGCGGCGCTGGCACACGTCCCCTTTGACGGCTGGACCGGGTTAACCCTGCGCCAGGCCGCCCGGGATATTGGCATTGACTATGGCCTCGCCCGACTGGCTTTCCCCGATGCTCCGGGTGATATGATTGATGCCCTGGCCAAACACTGCGATGAGGAAATGTCATCCGCTGCCAAACTGCTCGAAATGGATAAAATGAAAGTCCGTGATAAAATCACCACCCTGATCCGTTTACGGCTTGAGGTGGAGCTTCCGCACAAGGAGGCCGCCCGCCGGGCCCTGACCTGGCTGATGCTGCCACAGAACCAGCCCCTGGCCGTAAAATTACTGAACCGGACCGTGGACCTGATGTGGCGGCTGACCGGGGACACTTCGACAGACTTTAACTATTACACCAAGCGCCTGACTCTGGCCGGGGTTTACAGCAGCTGCATTCTCTACTGGCTGGGGGATGAGTCTGAGAAACAGACCGACACCAGCGCCTTTATCGGCCGCCGCATAGGGGACGTGATGAAAATCGAGAAAGGCAAGGCCGAACTCAAAAACTGGACGGAAAGAGTGCCGGATATCTGGCGCGGGCTCGGAAAAATGCGTTACGGGCAGTAA
- a CDS encoding YdcH family protein, whose translation MGAAAHINALSEKHAILEQRIDEEEHRPAPDEVVLHELKREKLRLKDEIERFRHS comes from the coding sequence ATGGGTGCAGCAGCTCACATTAATGCGCTTTCCGAAAAACACGCTATATTGGAACAAAGGATTGATGAGGAAGAACATCGTCCGGCTCCGGATGAAGTCGTTCTTCATGAGCTAAAAAGAGAAAAGCTCAGGCTAAAAGATGAAATCGAAAGATTCAGACACAGCTGA
- a CDS encoding YdcH family protein yields MDERDILEKIQELKIQHRDLDDAIMALMEMGRADMLQIQRLKKQKLLLKDEVAKLENELLPDIIA; encoded by the coding sequence ATGGATGAACGTGACATTCTTGAAAAGATTCAGGAACTGAAAATTCAGCATCGGGATCTTGATGATGCAATTATGGCACTGATGGAGATGGGGCGGGCGGATATGCTGCAGATTCAGCGGCTGAAGAAGCAGAAACTCCTTCTGAAGGACGAGGTCGCTAAACTGGAAAACGAGTTACTGCCGGACATCATTGCCTGA
- a CDS encoding DUF3126 family protein — MTRTEMLRLRKYLNDKFESNKFTLDKPSTNDEDSVEVSYDGEFIGVIYRDEDEGEVSYAFQMAILELDLPSAADASLI, encoded by the coding sequence ATGACAAGAACAGAAATGCTACGCCTTCGTAAATATCTCAACGACAAGTTCGAGAGCAATAAATTCACCTTGGACAAGCCGTCAACAAACGACGAAGACAGTGTTGAAGTCAGTTATGATGGTGAATTTATCGGTGTGATTTACAGAGATGAAGATGAAGGCGAAGTTTCATATGCCTTCCAGATGGCTATCCTGGAACTAGACCTTCCCAGCGCGGCAGACGCCTCGCTGATCTGA
- the purE gene encoding 5-(carboxyamino)imidazole ribonucleotide mutase, which translates to MSDKKPVVGIIMGSQSDWETMKHAVDVLTELGVSHETRIVSAHRTPKRLYEYAEAASDRGLKVIIAGAGGAAHLPGMAASMTTLPVFGVPVESKALKGMDSLLSIVQMPGGVPVGTLAIGKAGAKNAGLLAASVVALMDESVAVKLANWRARQTEAVAPEPKDD; encoded by the coding sequence ATGAGTGACAAAAAACCAGTTGTGGGCATAATCATGGGAAGCCAGTCGGACTGGGAAACCATGAAGCATGCGGTGGATGTGCTGACGGAACTCGGTGTGAGCCATGAAACAAGGATTGTTTCTGCCCACAGAACGCCAAAAAGACTATATGAGTATGCTGAAGCCGCCAGTGATCGGGGTTTGAAGGTGATTATAGCCGGCGCCGGCGGGGCGGCCCATTTGCCGGGCATGGCCGCTTCCATGACAACCCTGCCGGTCTTTGGGGTGCCGGTGGAAAGCAAGGCCCTGAAAGGCATGGACAGTCTGTTGTCTATTGTCCAGATGCCTGGCGGCGTGCCAGTGGGTACTTTGGCTATTGGCAAGGCGGGTGCAAAAAATGCAGGTCTTCTAGCCGCTTCGGTGGTTGCGCTCATGGATGAGTCTGTGGCGGTGAAACTGGCGAACTGGCGGGCCAGGCAGACAGAGGCTGTGGCCCCGGAGCCGAAAGACGACTAG
- a CDS encoding DUF1013 domain-containing protein: MNQPLMPMATAVWLVDNTALSFRQIAEFCGLHELEVQGIADEQVATNIVGQDPVANGQLTWEEIERCQVDSSARLQLTEDKVPAKTRSGGARYTPVSKRQDKPDAIAWLLRNHPELTDAQIGRLVGTTKPTIAAIRDRSHWNISNIKPVDPVILGLCKQIELDAAVKKAAAKLAKDAPEEEPPVDQEDANQEDANQDNMSAEG; this comes from the coding sequence ATGAACCAGCCTTTGATGCCTATGGCGACAGCTGTATGGCTAGTGGATAATACAGCTTTGTCGTTTCGTCAGATCGCGGAGTTTTGTGGCCTTCATGAGCTGGAGGTGCAGGGGATTGCCGATGAACAGGTGGCCACAAATATCGTCGGACAGGACCCGGTGGCAAACGGTCAGCTGACCTGGGAAGAAATAGAACGTTGTCAGGTGGATAGTTCCGCACGACTGCAACTGACTGAAGACAAGGTCCCGGCAAAAACCCGTTCCGGCGGCGCACGCTACACGCCTGTATCAAAACGTCAGGACAAACCGGATGCCATTGCCTGGCTGTTAAGGAACCATCCCGAACTGACGGACGCCCAGATTGGCCGGCTTGTCGGGACGACCAAGCCGACTATTGCCGCTATCCGCGATCGGTCACACTGGAATATCAGCAACATCAAACCGGTGGACCCGGTGATCCTGGGGCTGTGTAAACAGATTGAGCTGGATGCTGCAGTGAAGAAGGCAGCGGCCAAACTGGCAAAGGATGCGCCGGAAGAAGAGCCGCCGGTTGATCAGGAAGATGCCAACCAGGAAGATGCCAACCAGGACAATATGTCCGCTGAAGGCTGA